The Shewanella japonica genome has a window encoding:
- a CDS encoding AAA family ATPase: MIIDSMHVEKFRGFQNIEFDLGKQVTLIAGQNGTQKSTLLGMLTQTFSIGKTHSFHGQSPLSGGSFRSSFSDKFRLSPKFDEPREHEWTLTLSGSNDKFTIESIPRTNATSHLRFWRKGNRKVGSGYIQLPVIFLSLKRLLPNAEESGFDEDPSTTLSDDEIVFYKKWYQSILISDDKLEKIDYLKSKNKETAGVTSDHYDWRSNSAGQDNVGKILLAIISFKRLKDSFLDEYKGGILAIDEIDAALYSGAQLKLLEALMNFSSKLNIQIIATTHSMPMIEKAIETSKAKGREKSTKVIYLKKSDGVVTLEKDLNAEKIKNHLDVSLGKVIKLSIDVFAEDEECRDFSRACLGRKFKGLNYVNCSLGCENLIQLAKQKIPTFLYPNSVVVVDGDVAPNKIANFKNYITLPGLDSPEKVLSTFLSGLNDADSFWTVKNPAYSKQICFRDYTFEDIQSDRTKAKKWYNDQKATGVWGNGASELYKRYFKEHPKEKENYIEKFKSIYDEVVKRKGF; the protein is encoded by the coding sequence GTGATAATTGATTCTATGCATGTAGAAAAATTTCGAGGTTTTCAGAACATCGAATTTGATTTAGGTAAGCAGGTAACTTTAATTGCTGGTCAGAATGGAACACAAAAAAGCACTTTGTTGGGTATGCTAACTCAAACATTTTCTATCGGTAAAACACACTCATTTCATGGACAATCCCCACTGTCTGGAGGTAGTTTTCGTTCAAGTTTCAGCGACAAATTTAGGTTATCTCCTAAATTTGATGAGCCAAGAGAGCATGAGTGGACGCTCACATTATCTGGTTCAAATGACAAATTTACAATTGAAAGTATACCTAGAACAAATGCCACAAGCCATTTAAGGTTTTGGCGAAAAGGCAACCGTAAAGTAGGCTCAGGCTACATCCAGTTACCAGTAATTTTTCTAAGTCTTAAACGGTTATTACCAAATGCAGAAGAGTCAGGTTTTGACGAAGACCCTTCGACAACCCTTAGTGATGATGAAATCGTTTTTTATAAAAAATGGTACCAGAGCATTTTAATTTCTGATGATAAATTAGAGAAAATCGACTACCTAAAAAGTAAGAATAAGGAGACTGCTGGAGTTACATCGGATCATTATGACTGGCGTTCTAATTCTGCTGGACAAGATAATGTAGGAAAAATTCTTCTGGCTATCATATCGTTTAAACGGTTGAAGGACTCTTTTCTTGATGAATATAAAGGCGGAATTTTAGCAATTGATGAGATCGATGCGGCATTGTATTCGGGAGCGCAACTAAAATTACTTGAAGCATTAATGAACTTTTCTTCAAAGCTTAACATTCAAATAATAGCAACAACACATTCAATGCCCATGATTGAGAAGGCGATTGAAACAAGTAAAGCGAAAGGTAGAGAGAAATCAACGAAGGTTATCTATCTGAAAAAGTCCGATGGTGTAGTCACTTTAGAAAAGGATTTAAACGCGGAAAAAATAAAGAATCATTTAGATGTATCTTTAGGGAAGGTTATTAAATTATCAATTGATGTATTTGCTGAAGATGAGGAGTGCCGCGATTTCTCTAGAGCCTGTTTAGGTAGAAAATTTAAAGGATTAAATTATGTAAACTGCTCTTTAGGTTGTGAAAACCTAATTCAGCTAGCAAAACAAAAAATTCCAACATTCTTGTATCCCAACTCAGTTGTTGTAGTTGATGGTGATGTTGCCCCCAATAAAATAGCGAATTTTAAAAATTACATTACACTGCCCGGCCTTGACTCTCCTGAGAAAGTACTTTCTACATTTTTAAGTGGACTAAATGATGCTGATAGCTTTTGGACTGTGAAAAATCCTGCTTACAGCAAGCAAATTTGCTTTAGAGATTACACATTTGAAGATATTCAATCTGATAGAACCAAAGCTAAGAAATGGTACAACGATCAAAAAGCCACTGGTGTTTGGGGAAATGGTGCTTCGGAGCTTTATAAGCGCTATTTCAAAGAGCACCCTAAAGAAAAAGAAAATTATATAGAAAAATTTAAATCAATTTACGATGAGGTAGTTAAGCGTAAAGGGTTTTAG
- a CDS encoding DNA double-strand break repair nuclease NurA: MPYSRERASKGGHSDLVRNPDVAAFLNECDFIKQPTEEEAKEIVKDFVEISPSDTLPSTVFASDASPYSEPINGMFPSTQIGYVKNSIVLINVNNYEGLSSPDSRYIDPFKVAELHRNADAISFTLPGSNIRYKGATTVADGFRRAVWEQLSDDRTKMAQSGDFNVVGTLLAIEKENTIILNKCPSCKSKPPTPFIFSDANTIHTCDSCGEEVYLTDSLRLHEPITEFGDNASAITRFMNVVEHLNIANLIRMLHHYQPESLSEMAFFIDGPLAVFGEPADIHRRLMKFYFDISENMKSRGYKAPIILGLIKTGQVAEHASALNKHIKKNTIKLLTDKYKGRWIRGKYDPNGCIGYETYYGQDFLYKTDSGRMFTFCIPYPHERKGERKVFQFTKSEITKYQDTLERTLGIIKLFELELYENAVVPIALAHRHASISLMPGGKVLELVSRNGLNVKK; encoded by the coding sequence ATGCCATATAGTCGAGAACGAGCGTCCAAGGGTGGTCATTCAGATTTAGTCCGAAATCCAGATGTTGCTGCGTTTTTAAATGAGTGTGACTTCATAAAGCAGCCAACTGAAGAAGAAGCGAAGGAAATTGTAAAAGACTTCGTGGAGATTAGTCCAAGTGATACTTTACCCTCTACGGTTTTTGCTTCAGATGCTAGTCCTTATTCGGAGCCTATTAATGGTATGTTTCCGAGTACACAAATTGGTTACGTAAAAAACAGCATTGTTTTAATCAATGTTAATAATTATGAGGGGTTATCTTCACCAGATAGTCGATATATAGATCCCTTCAAAGTTGCCGAACTGCACCGTAATGCAGATGCTATTTCGTTTACCTTGCCCGGAAGTAACATCAGATACAAAGGCGCAACAACGGTTGCTGATGGCTTTAGGCGAGCTGTGTGGGAGCAGCTTTCAGATGATAGAACTAAAATGGCTCAAAGTGGTGATTTCAATGTGGTTGGCACATTATTGGCTATAGAAAAAGAAAACACTATTATTCTTAATAAATGCCCATCTTGTAAGAGTAAGCCACCGACTCCTTTTATTTTTAGTGACGCTAATACGATACATACGTGTGATAGCTGTGGAGAAGAAGTATATCTAACTGACTCATTGCGCTTACATGAACCAATTACAGAGTTTGGTGATAATGCTTCTGCAATTACTCGCTTTATGAATGTAGTTGAACACTTAAACATTGCAAACTTGATTAGGATGCTCCACCACTATCAGCCTGAAAGCCTAAGTGAAATGGCGTTTTTTATAGATGGACCGTTAGCTGTATTTGGCGAGCCTGCTGATATTCACCGAAGGCTAATGAAATTTTACTTTGATATATCGGAAAATATGAAAAGCCGAGGTTATAAAGCTCCAATAATCTTAGGGTTAATTAAAACAGGTCAGGTTGCAGAGCATGCTAGTGCGTTAAATAAACATATAAAGAAAAACACAATCAAGTTATTAACTGATAAATACAAGGGACGCTGGATAAGAGGGAAGTATGACCCAAATGGGTGTATAGGCTATGAAACATACTACGGGCAAGACTTTTTGTATAAAACTGACAGTGGAAGAATGTTTACGTTTTGCATACCCTATCCTCATGAAAGAAAAGGGGAAAGAAAGGTTTTTCAATTCACTAAAAGTGAAATAACTAAATATCAGGATACTTTGGAAAGAACACTCGGTATAATTAAGCTCTTTGAACTCGAATTATACGAAAATGCCGTCGTTCCGATTGCTCTAGCACATAGACATGCTTCAATCAGCTTAATGCCTGGTGGCAAGGTATTGGAGTTAGTTTCTAGAAACGGCTTGAATGTTAAGAAATAA
- a CDS encoding helicase HerA domain-containing protein: MKIFNEIAKESKLAKLVDAAKENHVGYVYSMNFSEALVLTNDAWKEKVSGIPHNSFLIASGFDPDRLNEAHELDREVVLLRVLGPSGLPTDVDLLRTRIEHNQRRTEDEIFTKDVHDGLDAITQSELQYGALKCRILGTFYIRDGELRLGSDIENYMSSTKLRVFKPRDESLNMIVNHMNPEVMSKALEEAQKSGFSGMPTPIEIGTIRYTSSDRLHRGQTEPKVPVQIQPTDFLARRTAILGMTRTGKSNTLKTTVSAVALAAVKDNNNVGQIIFDINGEYANANHQDDGSSIADVFADDVVCYRGIKTNDPTFRDLRNNFYEKPHVGLTIIQSLLKEEQLANDMKILVSSFSLDELPDDATDSEKYRHERNLAAFKSLLFVRGFTPSTGMKVKLAVSKAVKRQILENVFPEIVSEFEDELGKKPSQTDLEQKALNYFPDYNNGVSLRELADFFKYAREADRAIRKDHADAVKAYKKDGTKIPTGLWPSLRSGKSKDDWLDDNLKAMCNLIVGKSESDMPIRVKSLLGPIANYHSANRQGEVEAEIYNLLLDGKVVILDLSVGTEEVRKSMAVRIAHYILEHSMATFHRGEKNTNIVMYVEEAHNLIGKKEDLSTTWPRIAKEGAKAKIAFVYATQEPSSIHPNILANTENWFVTHLNNEDELRALGKFYDFADFHASLKTAQDVGFARIKTLSSPFVIPTQINRFTPEELKSELATYKFGEQNAI; this comes from the coding sequence ATGAAGATTTTTAATGAGATCGCTAAAGAGAGCAAACTTGCAAAGCTGGTGGATGCAGCAAAAGAAAATCATGTGGGTTATGTGTATTCAATGAATTTTAGCGAAGCGTTAGTACTGACCAATGATGCTTGGAAAGAAAAAGTGTCAGGCATACCTCACAACAGTTTTCTTATAGCATCTGGCTTTGACCCTGACAGGTTAAATGAAGCCCATGAGTTAGATAGAGAAGTTGTGTTATTGAGAGTGTTAGGTCCTTCAGGGTTGCCAACAGATGTGGACTTGTTACGCACAAGAATTGAGCATAATCAGCGAAGAACTGAAGATGAAATATTTACCAAGGATGTTCACGATGGACTGGATGCCATAACTCAATCTGAACTTCAATACGGCGCATTGAAATGCAGAATTTTGGGAACCTTTTATATTAGAGATGGTGAACTGAGGCTGGGTAGTGATATAGAAAACTACATGTCTTCAACAAAGTTACGAGTTTTCAAGCCGCGTGATGAATCGCTAAATATGATAGTTAATCATATGAACCCTGAAGTGATGTCCAAGGCATTAGAGGAAGCACAAAAATCAGGTTTTAGTGGAATGCCCACTCCAATCGAAATAGGTACCATCCGTTACACTTCTTCTGATCGCCTGCATCGCGGACAGACAGAACCAAAAGTTCCTGTTCAGATCCAACCTACGGATTTTTTAGCTAGAAGAACTGCGATTCTGGGCATGACACGGACGGGTAAATCTAATACTTTGAAGACTACTGTTTCTGCTGTGGCTCTTGCTGCGGTGAAAGATAATAACAATGTTGGTCAGATCATTTTTGACATTAATGGCGAATATGCAAATGCGAATCATCAAGATGATGGAAGCTCTATTGCTGACGTTTTTGCAGATGATGTTGTGTGTTATAGGGGCATAAAAACAAATGATCCTACCTTCCGGGATTTGCGAAATAACTTTTATGAAAAACCTCATGTTGGTTTGACAATAATTCAGAGTTTATTGAAAGAAGAGCAGCTAGCAAATGATATGAAAATACTAGTATCTTCATTCTCATTAGATGAACTTCCAGATGACGCAACTGATAGCGAGAAATATCGACATGAAAGAAATTTGGCTGCTTTTAAATCGCTACTATTTGTTCGAGGTTTTACACCATCAACAGGAATGAAAGTTAAACTTGCTGTTTCTAAAGCAGTTAAACGACAAATACTAGAGAATGTGTTTCCAGAAATTGTATCTGAATTTGAAGATGAATTGGGAAAGAAACCTAGTCAAACAGATTTAGAACAAAAGGCTCTAAATTACTTCCCAGATTATAACAATGGTGTTTCATTGCGAGAACTTGCTGACTTTTTCAAGTATGCGAGGGAAGCTGACAGAGCTATTCGAAAAGATCATGCTGATGCAGTGAAAGCATACAAAAAGGATGGCACCAAGATTCCTACAGGCCTTTGGCCGTCTTTGCGCAGTGGTAAATCAAAAGATGATTGGCTTGATGATAATTTAAAAGCAATGTGTAACTTGATTGTTGGAAAATCTGAATCAGATATGCCGATAAGAGTTAAAAGCTTATTGGGGCCTATTGCTAATTATCATAGTGCTAACAGACAAGGAGAAGTGGAAGCTGAGATTTATAACTTATTGCTCGATGGTAAAGTTGTAATTCTAGATTTATCTGTTGGTACGGAGGAAGTCCGAAAATCAATGGCTGTAAGGATAGCTCATTATATTCTAGAACACTCTATGGCAACTTTTCATCGCGGCGAAAAGAATACTAATATTGTAATGTATGTTGAAGAAGCTCATAACTTAATTGGTAAAAAGGAAGATTTGTCGACAACTTGGCCTCGAATCGCAAAAGAAGGAGCAAAGGCTAAAATAGCATTTGTTTATGCTACCCAAGAGCCATCTTCAATACACCCAAATATACTTGCAAACACTGAAAATTGGTTCGTTACTCATTTGAATAACGAAGACGAATTAAGAGCATTAGGAAAATTCTATGACTTTGCAGATTTCCACGCATCATTGAAAACAGCTCAGGATGTCGGATTCGCTAGGATAAAGACGCTGTCTTCTCCTTTTGTTATACCTACTCAAATAAACCGTTTTACGCCTGAAGAGCTGAAATCCGAATTAGCAACTTATAAGTTTGGAGAGCAGAATGCCATATAG
- the gcvP gene encoding aminomethyl-transferring glycine dehydrogenase, whose amino-acid sequence MTKQTLTQLEQHELFLSRHIGPNETQQQEMLNYVGAESLEDLTAQTVPGSIRLPQELTIGDSCGEAEGTAYIRTIADKNKVFKSYIGMGYYGTEVPNVILRNVFENPGWYTAYTPYQPEIAQGRLEAILNFQQVSMDLTGLDLASASLLDEATAAAEAMAMAKRVSKAKKANIFFVADDVFPQTLDVVQTRAECFGFEVIVGPAEEAANYELFGALFQYTNRHGEITDNTELFAKLAEKKAIVTVAADIMSLVLLKSPGSMGADIVFGSAQRFGVPMGYGGPHAAFFVARDAHKRSMPGRIIGVSKDTRGNKALRMAMQTREQHIRREKANSNICTAQILLANMASFYAVFHGAVGLKNIASRINRLTDILAVGLKTKGVELVNNTWFDTVSLKGLDVDAVNARALAAEMNLRIDADGIVGISLDETTTREDIAQLFDVILGEGHKLDVTVIDTDIINGAAFGEGKGSIPAELIRHDKILSHPTFSSYQSETEMMRYIKRLENKDLALNHSMISLGSCTMKLNAAVEMLPVSWPEFANMHPFCPLDQAEGYTQLINELSDFLVNITGYDAVCIQPNSGAQGEYAGLLAIKKYHESRGDGHRDICLIPQSAHGTNPASAQLAGMKVVVTACDKDGNVDLEDLRSKAAELADSLSCIMITYPSTHGVYEESIAEICEIVHQHGGQVYLDGANMNAQVGLTSPGFIGADVSHLNLHKTFAIPHGGGGPGMGPIGIKKHLAPFVAGHQIVKPGRESDNNGAVSAAPYGSASILPISWMYIKLLGTKGVKQSTQMALLNANYVMKKLSGHYPVLFTGRNDRVAHECIIDLRPLKETSGVTEMDIAKRLNDYGFHAPTMSFPVAGTLMIEPTESESKVELDRFVEAMISIRGEIAKVEAGEWPSDNNPLHNAPHTLADIMDSEFDSRPYSREEAVFPSAAVKANKFWPTVNRIDDVYGDRNLMCSCVPLSDYE is encoded by the coding sequence ATGACAAAGCAAACCCTAACTCAATTAGAGCAACACGAATTATTTTTAAGCCGACACATTGGCCCTAACGAAACTCAACAACAAGAAATGTTGAACTACGTTGGCGCTGAGTCGCTTGAAGACTTAACCGCACAAACTGTGCCTGGGTCAATTCGTTTACCGCAAGAGTTAACCATTGGTGATTCATGTGGCGAAGCGGAAGGCACAGCCTACATCCGCACCATTGCTGATAAAAACAAAGTATTCAAAAGCTACATCGGTATGGGCTACTACGGTACTGAAGTACCAAACGTCATTTTACGTAACGTGTTTGAAAATCCGGGTTGGTACACTGCCTATACCCCTTACCAGCCAGAAATCGCTCAAGGCCGTTTAGAAGCAATTTTAAACTTCCAACAAGTGTCGATGGACCTAACCGGTCTTGACCTTGCATCAGCGTCACTGCTTGATGAAGCGACCGCAGCCGCTGAAGCTATGGCCATGGCCAAGCGTGTCTCTAAAGCCAAAAAAGCGAATATCTTCTTTGTGGCAGATGATGTGTTCCCACAAACATTAGATGTTGTGCAAACCCGTGCCGAATGTTTCGGTTTTGAAGTGATTGTAGGGCCAGCTGAAGAAGCCGCTAACTACGAACTATTTGGCGCATTATTCCAATACACCAACCGCCATGGTGAAATCACCGACAACACAGAACTGTTTGCCAAGCTTGCTGAAAAGAAAGCCATTGTCACCGTTGCTGCTGACATCATGTCGTTAGTACTGCTTAAGTCGCCAGGCTCAATGGGCGCAGACATCGTATTTGGTAGCGCACAGCGTTTTGGTGTACCAATGGGCTACGGCGGGCCACACGCAGCCTTCTTTGTGGCTCGTGACGCCCATAAGCGTTCAATGCCAGGTCGTATTATTGGTGTATCTAAAGACACCCGTGGCAACAAAGCACTGCGCATGGCAATGCAAACGCGTGAGCAGCACATTCGCCGCGAAAAAGCCAACTCAAACATTTGTACCGCACAAATTTTACTGGCAAACATGGCGTCGTTTTACGCTGTATTCCATGGCGCAGTTGGCCTTAAAAATATCGCCAGCCGCATTAATCGTTTAACTGACATTTTAGCCGTGGGTCTTAAAACCAAAGGTGTTGAGCTGGTTAACAACACATGGTTTGACACGGTTTCATTAAAAGGACTTGATGTTGATGCCGTTAATGCACGTGCATTAGCCGCTGAAATGAACCTACGTATCGATGCTGACGGCATTGTGGGTATCAGCTTAGATGAAACCACCACCCGCGAAGATATTGCACAGTTATTTGATGTCATTTTAGGTGAAGGGCACAAGCTTGATGTGACAGTCATCGACACCGACATCATTAATGGCGCTGCATTTGGCGAAGGCAAAGGTTCAATCCCTGCTGAGCTTATCCGTCACGACAAAATCTTATCTCACCCAACATTCAGCAGCTACCAAAGCGAAACTGAAATGATGCGCTACATCAAGCGTCTTGAGAACAAAGATTTAGCCCTTAACCATTCAATGATTTCGTTAGGCTCATGTACGATGAAGCTGAACGCGGCTGTTGAAATGCTACCGGTAAGCTGGCCAGAATTTGCGAACATGCACCCATTCTGCCCACTTGACCAAGCTGAAGGTTACACTCAGCTTATCAACGAATTATCTGACTTCTTAGTCAACATCACAGGTTACGATGCCGTTTGTATCCAGCCTAACTCAGGCGCACAAGGCGAATACGCAGGTCTGCTTGCGATTAAGAAATACCACGAGTCACGTGGCGACGGACACAGAGACATCTGTTTAATCCCACAATCTGCTCACGGTACTAACCCAGCGTCAGCCCAGCTTGCAGGCATGAAAGTGGTTGTGACAGCGTGTGATAAAGACGGCAACGTTGATTTAGAAGACTTACGTTCAAAAGCCGCTGAGCTTGCTGACAGCTTATCGTGCATCATGATCACTTACCCATCGACTCACGGTGTGTATGAAGAATCAATTGCTGAAATCTGTGAAATCGTGCATCAACATGGCGGTCAAGTGTATCTTGACGGCGCCAACATGAACGCACAGGTTGGCTTAACGTCACCAGGCTTTATCGGCGCAGACGTATCGCACCTTAACCTACACAAAACCTTCGCGATTCCACATGGCGGCGGCGGACCAGGTATGGGCCCAATCGGTATCAAAAAGCATTTAGCGCCATTTGTTGCAGGTCATCAAATCGTTAAACCAGGCCGTGAAAGCGACAACAACGGCGCAGTCTCTGCCGCGCCATACGGCAGTGCTAGCATCCTCCCAATCAGCTGGATGTACATTAAGCTGCTTGGTACTAAAGGCGTGAAACAGTCTACGCAAATGGCACTATTAAATGCCAACTACGTGATGAAAAAGCTATCAGGCCATTACCCAGTATTATTCACTGGCCGTAACGACCGTGTTGCTCACGAATGTATTATCGACCTGCGCCCGCTTAAAGAAACATCTGGCGTGACCGAAATGGACATCGCTAAGCGTCTTAATGACTATGGCTTCCATGCACCAACCATGAGCTTCCCAGTAGCGGGCACACTGATGATTGAGCCAACAGAATCAGAGTCAAAAGTTGAACTAGACCGTTTCGTTGAAGCAATGATCTCAATTCGCGGCGAAATCGCTAAAGTTGAAGCAGGCGAGTGGCCAAGCGACAACAACCCACTGCACAATGCACCGCATACCCTAGCTGATATTATGGACAGCGAGTTTGACTCACGCCCATACAGCCGTGAAGAAGCCGTGTTCCCAAGTGCAGCGGTTAAGGCGAATAAGTTCTGGCCGACGGTGAATCGTATTGATGATGTTTATGGAGACCGCAACTTAATGTGTTCTTGCGTCCCTCTATCTGACTACGAATAA
- a CDS encoding DUF2726 domain-containing protein: protein MDFTYLVLALVFIVLIRLFIALINRPQQLSYRQKSKLFSPAERSFLGVLDTACTAQYRVFAKVRVADVLTPEKGLNRSNWQTAFNRISTKHFDYILCKPDTMEFVAAIELDDKSHNSKRAQKRDALINYACKSAQLPLIRFPAKARYSVQEIKQVIEQSVTPEIKGSL from the coding sequence ATGGATTTCACCTACCTCGTTTTAGCTTTAGTGTTTATCGTACTTATTAGGCTATTTATCGCCCTTATTAACCGTCCCCAGCAGTTAAGCTATCGTCAAAAAAGTAAATTATTCTCCCCTGCAGAACGCTCATTTTTAGGCGTACTTGATACCGCCTGTACAGCTCAATATCGTGTATTTGCCAAAGTACGTGTTGCCGATGTGCTTACCCCTGAAAAAGGCTTAAACCGTAGCAACTGGCAAACCGCATTCAATCGAATTTCAACCAAGCACTTCGACTATATATTGTGTAAACCCGACACCATGGAATTTGTTGCAGCCATAGAGCTAGACGACAAAAGCCACAACAGCAAACGGGCTCAAAAACGTGATGCACTCATTAACTATGCTTGTAAAAGCGCCCAACTGCCACTCATACGATTTCCAGCCAAAGCGAGATATTCAGTCCAAGAAATAAAACAAGTCATAGAGCAGTCCGTAACGCCTGAAATCAAAGGTAGCCTTTAG
- a CDS encoding DNA adenine methylase — MNEPRYTKDAIDSLKSQRVIKSFELPKLKSNLSPFRYPGGKGKLSKFLAVFLASNDLKGTKFVEPFCGGAGGSLPLLEAGVISKLVLNDANPFIAEFWHAAINNTKVLSKEIRKVNVNLETWHKYKAIFEGSVDASDIEKALSVFFLNRTNRSGILHAGPIGGQAQNGEYLIDCRFNKDNLIERVENIAKFKRKTIVTNEDASSLVFKLKQSNCFIYADPPYVKEGKNIYKKYCFNDHQHTTFANAIKHQKNPWLISYDDAPLVHELYAKSGINVIELSYVMNKAKVGRELLIASSNLNMPNLNSQVENISDSFTLTKSIIAVNEN; from the coding sequence GTGAATGAACCAAGATATACTAAAGATGCTATAGACAGCTTGAAGTCTCAACGCGTCATAAAATCTTTCGAACTGCCAAAATTGAAATCAAACCTTTCTCCTTTTCGTTATCCAGGGGGGAAAGGCAAACTGTCTAAATTTTTGGCGGTATTTTTAGCATCAAATGATCTAAAAGGAACTAAATTTGTTGAACCTTTTTGTGGTGGTGCAGGTGGCTCCTTGCCTTTACTTGAGGCTGGCGTAATTAGCAAGTTGGTTTTGAATGATGCAAACCCGTTTATTGCTGAATTTTGGCATGCTGCGATAAACAACACTAAAGTATTAAGTAAAGAAATTCGAAAAGTAAATGTTAACCTCGAAACTTGGCACAAATATAAAGCTATTTTTGAAGGTAGCGTTGATGCTTCTGATATAGAAAAAGCCCTTAGTGTTTTCTTTCTAAATAGAACTAACAGATCTGGAATACTTCATGCTGGTCCTATTGGAGGCCAAGCACAAAATGGAGAATATCTAATAGATTGCCGCTTTAATAAAGATAACCTTATTGAAAGGGTTGAAAATATTGCAAAATTTAAAAGAAAAACCATAGTAACAAATGAAGACGCGTCTTCCTTGGTTTTTAAGCTAAAACAAAGCAACTGCTTCATATATGCTGATCCGCCTTACGTCAAAGAAGGGAAGAACATCTACAAAAAATATTGCTTTAATGATCATCAACATACTACGTTTGCCAATGCCATTAAACATCAAAAGAACCCTTGGCTAATTTCTTATGATGATGCTCCCTTAGTTCATGAGTTATATGCAAAGTCAGGCATTAATGTTATAGAGTTAAGCTACGTTATGAATAAAGCAAAAGTTGGGCGGGAATTATTAATAGCTTCAAGTAACTTAAATATGCCAAACCTTAACTCACAAGTAGAGAACATATCTGATTCGTTTACACTTACTAAATCAATTATTGCTGTAAATGAAAATTAG